DNA sequence from the Treponema sp. OMZ 838 genome:
GCATTCTTAAAAGCTTCGCCCAATGATACCGAATGCAGTTTTGCATAGCTATTCGCAATAGCTCTTTCTGCTTCTGTCAACCGTATTGAAAACGCCATACTATCACCTCCTCTGGTGTAGGATATTGTACTATATTGATTCAATTTGTCAATATTTTTGACAGCAGGTATCGGCAAGGAGTTCAATTTTTGAAAGCAAGTTTTTGGACAGCCTCGAACATCCTGAGTATTATCGGCATAGCGTCTTTATAAACTGCTCAGGTGTTTGTATGATTAAAGCCTTTTCTTTGTAATCTTTGATATTCCGTGTGAGTAACATATCCATGTGATGCCGTACCGCAGTATAATACTGGAGCGCATCTTCAAAGTCGGAGAACGGCGAGTTTAAAGCTAAGTCGATTTCCTGTTCTTCTATAGTAATAATATGCATCAAAAGCCGTAATTTTCTCAAAGCTTCTTTGGCTTTTTCTATTCCTATAGCCTTGCGCAAAATATAGTATACATTTGCAACGACCAAAGGAGAGGTATATAACCTAAGCTGCCGTGTGTCAGCTAATGAAAAAACTTGTGCAGCATATTCATAATGAGGTTCCCTTTTACAGAGGATATCTAAAATAACATCGGAGTCGGCAAAAACTTTTTTAGTCATATTTT
Encoded proteins:
- a CDS encoding PIN domain-containing protein yields the protein MTKKVFADSDVILDILCKREPHYEYAAQVFSLADTRQLRLYTSPLVVANVYYILRKAIGIEKAKEALRKLRLLMHIITIEEQEIDLALNSPFSDFEDALQYYTAVRHHMDMLLTRNIKDYKEKALIIQTPEQFIKTLCR